ACGCCAGCGCCGAGAACGGTGCCTCGTCGCTCGCCGCACGAACGTCTTCGGTCTCGCCATCCAGCTTCACGCCGTTGATCGCGGGAACGTCGAGCGGCGACGGCAGATAGTCGATCACCGCGTCGAGCAGCGGCTGGACACCCTTGTTCTTGAACGCGGAGCCACACAGCACCGGCACGAAGGTCGACGCCAGCGTGCCCTTGCGGATCAGGCGCTTCAGCGTGGCGACGTCGGGCTCATTGCCCTCCAGATACGCCTCCATGACCTCGTCGTCCTGCTCGACGGCGAGTTCGATCAACTCGGCCCGCGCCGTCGCGGCAGCATCGACCAGTTCGGCCGGGATGTCCTGATACTCGAACTTCGCGCCCAGCGACTCCTCGAGCCAGATGATCGCGCGGTTCTCGACGAGGTCGACCAGGCCCTTGAACCCGCCCTCGATGCCGATCGGCAGGTACAGCACGGCCGTCCGCGCACCCAGACGATCCTTGATCATCTCCACGCAGCGCTCGAAATTGGCGCCGGTGCGGTCGAGCTTGTTGACGAAGCACATGCGCGGCACGCGGTACTTGTCGGCCTGACGCCAAACGGTCTCGGACTGCGGCTCGACGCCGGCGACGCCGTCGAAACAGGTGATCGCACCGTCAAGCACGCGCAGCGAGCGCTCGACTTCGATCGTGAAGTCGACGTGCCCGGGGGTGTCGATGATATTGATGCGGTGATCGTTCCAGAAGCAGGTCGTCGCGGCCGACGTGATCGTGATGCCGCGCTCCTGCTCCTGCTCCATCCAGTCCATCGTCGCGGTGCCTTCGTGCACTTCGCCGATCTTGTAGGACTTGCCGGTGTAATAGAGGATGCGCTCGGTCGTCGTCGTCTTGCCGGCGTCGATGTGCGCCATGATGCCGATGTTGCGATATTTCTCGAGCGGATGGCTGCGGGCCATGATGAGGCTTCCTTAGCGATGTGGGGAGCACAGCATGTCGCCGGCTCCCCACGATATAGGTCAGATCTGAGACGCTTCCAAGACAGGCAGCGTCCGCACCGCCGGTGTTACCAGCGATAGTGCGAGAAGGCGCGGTTCGCTTCCGCCATGCGGTGCGTGTCCTCGCGCTTCTTAACCGCGTTGCCGCGGTTGTTCGACGCATCGAGCAGCTCGCCCGACAGCCGCGCCGACATCGTGTTCTCGCTGCGGCCGCGCGCCGCGGTGATCAGCCAGCGGATCGCCAGCGCCTGCGCGCGCTCCGGACGCACCTCGACCGGCACCTGGTAGGTCGCACCGCCGACGCGGCGCGAACGGACCTCGATACCCGGCTTGATGTTGTTCAGCGCATCATGGAACACGCCGATCGGCTCGCGCTTCGCGCGGGTCTCGACGGTTTCCATCGCCGAATAGACGATGCCTTCCGCGACCGACTTCTTGCCATCCAGCATGACCGAATTCATGAACTTGGACAGAACCTCATCCCCGTACACGGGATCAGGCAGGATTTCCCGCTTTTCGGGGCGACGACGACGAGCCATCTCAGATTTCCTTGAATGATCTTCAGCGAACCCGGAACCCGTCCGGCGCTTACTCTGGCTGGATTACTTGGGACGCTTCGCGCCGTACTTCGAACGGCTCTGCTTGCGGTCCTTCACGCCCTGCGTGTCGAGCACGCCGCGCAGCACGTGGTAGCGCACGCCCGGAAGATCGCGCACACGACCACCGCGGATCAGCACCACGGAGTGCTCCTGCAGGTTGTGGCCCTCGCCCGGGATATAGCTGATGACTTCGCGGCTGTTAGTCAGGCGAACCTTGGCCACCTTGCGCAACGCCGAGTTCGGCTTCTTCGGGGTCGTGGTGTAGACACGGGTGCAAACGCCGCGCTTTTGCGGGTTCTGCTCCATCGCAGGGACCTTGCTCTTGGCCTTCTGCGGATCGCGGCCCTTGCGGACCAGCTGGTTGATTGTCGGCATTGAAGCCTTCACCTTTCGTATAGGTTACTTTGCTGGAGCCCTGAAACACAGACTTGGAATACGAAAAGGACCGCGGGGCCGCACGAAGGCGACCACCGGATGGTCCAGCTGCATCCAGCAATGTTCAAACTGCCCGGTGGAGTCGCCTCCATCCGGCCCGGCGCGCTATACGCGGGCCTGTCGCATCGGTCAATCGCCACCATAAGCAGCGTCGCTGCTTGCCGGGGCTTGCCATGACGGCGGTTGGTGTGGCGCTGTCGCTCAAACTGCAAGCGATCTTCATCGCGCCGCTGGTGCTGGCAATGCTGCTGGCCGGCCGCGCACGGTGGTGGACGCTGGCGCTTCCGCCGGCGGTATACACCGCCGCGATGCTGCCGGCGTGGATCGCCGGGCGTCCCGCGCGGGAACTGGCGCTGCTGTACGTCGCGCAGGGGCAGCACTTCCACGACCTCGCGCGATCGGTTCCGAATATCTGGCAGATCCTGCGGGCGCTGGTGACGATCCCGTACCATGTCGGCATCGTGGTGGGACTGGTCGCCGCCGCGACGGTGACGGTGGCTCTTGCATGGCGCGCGCGGCGTCATCTCGACGGTCCGGCCGACGTGCTGCTGACGGCGCTCGCCGGCGCGATGCTGATCCCCTACGTCCTGCCCAAGATGCACAACCGCTACTTCTTCATGGCCGACGTGCTTGCGTTCGCTTACGCCTTTGTCCGCCCCGCCCCTCGCACGTTGCGGATCATGGGGCTGGCGCAGATCGGGTCGTTGCTGGCCTATGCCACCTTCCTCCTGCACCTGACCGGCGGCGCGTTCGTCGGCGCGTTCTTCGTGAGCGGTGCGCTGGTGCTGGTGCTGCGCAAGGTGCGCGAGCGGATGCCGCGCATCGCGCCCACGCGCGCTCACTTGAGCGGGTCGTGCCCCCAGTTCATCAGCGAGTAGCGCCAGTCGGAATGCTCCTTGTCGCTCGCCGGTCCGCCCTGCGCCAGGTGGCGGTGAACGTAGCCGACCACCTTCTTCATGTGCGCGTAATCGTCGTCGGTCAGATCGGCCTTCTTGGTGCGCTTGATCTCGACGATGCGCCGGCCTGAGCGGTGGCCGACGCTCTCGCCCGCGCCGTCGCCATCGGCGCCCTTCCACCCGACGCGCTTGCTGTCGTCGCTCTCGAGGAACGCCTCCAGCGCGGCGGGCGCCATGTTCACTGCCTCGGCGAAATCCTTCGCGATCCGGTCGTGGTCGTCGGCCATGTGCATCTCCTTGCCGACGACAAAGCGCCACGGCCGCAGTGGTTCAATCCACCTTGACCCCGCCCTTCACCACCGCGACCGGATGCTCCAGCACGGTCACGTCGCGCAGCGGGTCGCCCGCCACCGCCACCATATCGCCATAGTGCCCGGGCGCGATCGCTCCGACGTCGCTCTCGCGCCCCAATGCCTGCGCTGCGCTGGTGGTGGCGGCGCGGATCGCTTGCAGCGGGGTCATGCCCCATTCGACCATCTTGGCGAATTGCTTGCCGTTGTCGCCGTGCGGGTAGACGCCGGCGTCGGTCCCGAACGTCATCGGCACGCCCATCCGGAAGGCGCGCTGGAAGGTCTGGCGCTGCTTCAGCCCGATCGCCTTTTCCTTGTCGAGGCTCTCCTGCTCGGTGCCGTTCTTCGTGCCCGTCGCCAGGATATAATCGTCGTTGTAGATGTCCATGTCGAACCACGTCCTGTGCTCGATCGCCAGCTTCATCGCCTCGTCGGACGCGAGACTGACGTGCTCGATCGTGTCGATCCCGGCGCGGATCGCGGCCTTGATCCCCTCGTCGCCATGTGCGTGCGCGGCGACCTTCAGGTGGAGCATGTGCGCCTCGTCGGCGATGGCGCGCATCTCCTCCTCGCTCAATTGCTGCCCGCCGACCGAATCACCCAGCGAGAACACGCCGCCGGTCGCGCAGATCTTGATGACCTGCGCGCCATATTTGTGCAGCCAGCGCACCTTGGCGCGCGCCTCGCCGGGCGAATTGACGACCGATGGCAGCTGCTTGTCCCACGACGGCGGAAGCGCATTGTCGTCGCAATGCCCGCCGGTGGCGCCGATCGCATAGCCCGCCGCCACGATCCGCGGCCCGATCACCCAGCCACCGTCGATCGCTTCGCGCAGCCCGATGTCCTGGAAGTCCGCCGACCCGACATTGCGCACCGTGGTGAAGCCGGCGCGGAGCGTCTTGGCGGCGTTTGCCACCGAGACCGCACCCCAGAAGCTGTCGGTGTACTTCAGCGTCTGGTACCCGCCGATCTCGGCCAGCGAGGTCAGGTGAACGTGCATGTCGATCAACCCGGGCAGCAAGGTGACGTCGCCGAGGTCGACCCGCGTCGCCCCCGCCGGCGCCGCGCCCGCCGCCTTCCCGCGCGAGCCGACCGAAACGATCCGCCCGTCGGTGACGACGATTACCGGATCGGCCACCATCGTGCCGGTCGCCACGTCCAGCATCCGCGCCGCGGTCACCACGCTGGTATCCGCCGCCGCCGGCGCGGCCAGCGCCATCGCGGCCACGGCCGCGGCGCCGTGCCATCCCCTGAACATCGTCATCTGCGTTTCCCCTTTTCCGGCAACATCATGCCGCGCACAGGGGCGAAAGCAAGCGCGCTCGACGGATCAGTCGCGCAACCGCGCGCTCAGGAATGCGATCAACGCCTCGACGCGTGCCGGGCGCAGCGAACTCGGCGGAGTCAGCAGGTGCAGCCCGATCGGCGCGGGCGCCCAATCGTGCAGGATCTCCACGACCTGCCCCGCTGCCAGCGCATCGCCGACGATGAACCCCGGCAGCCGCGCGATCCCCAGTCCGGCGATCAGCGCCGGAACCAGCGCCTCGCCGCTGTTCGCGCCCAGCGGCCCCGCCGCCCGCACCGAAACCTCGGCCCCACCCGGCCCACGGAAGCGCCACGGTCCGGTGATGTTCGTATAGCCGAGCAGCCGGTGCTCGCCGAGTTGCGCGGCATGCGTCGGTGTGCCGTGCGCCGCTAGATACGACGGTGCCGCGACCAGATGCGCCGCGATCGAGCACAGCCGCCGCGCGCGCAGCGAACTGTCGGGCAGGTCGGCGATGCGCAGCGCGACGTCGAACCCCTCCGCGACGATATCGACCCGCGCGTCGGACAGGTGCAGCTCGATTTCGATCTGCGGGTGCTCGGCCAGGAATTCGGCGATCAGTGGCGCGACGTTCTTGATCCCGAAGCTCATCGGCACCGCCATCCGCACCCGCCCGCTCGGGGCGCTTGCCCCGACGCGCGCCGCTTCTTCGGCGGCCTGCGCCTCGGCGACGATCCGCGCGGCATGCTCCGCAAGCGGTCCGCCCGCTTCGGTCAGCGCCAGCCGTCGCGACGTGCGATGGAACAGCGACACCCCAAGATGCGCTTCCAGCCGCGACACCGCCTTGGATACGGTCGCCTTGCTCAATCCGATCGCGTCGGCCGCGCCGCTGAACGAGCGGTGTTCGGCCACTGCGGCGAAGATCGCCCAGGCCTCTAGATCGGGGAGCCTCATGGCACGTCACCTATCGCGCGAAACGATCCGTTTCAATCGTTTCTGTTTTGGTGAGCGCTCATCGTCCCTAGCTTGGTGACAACGAAAACGGAGGTTCATCATGACCGACACCGCAACCCTGCCCCGCCCCACCGACGCCGCGACCGGCATCGAGCGCCGCCCGTTCGACTCGCTCGGGCACGCCAACCACGGCTGGCTCGATGCCCGCCACCATTTCTCCTTCGCCAGCTATCACGATGCGGCGCGGACGAGCTGGGGCGCGATCCGCGTGTGGAACGACGACACGATCGGCCCGAACAGCGGCTTCCCCCCGCATCCGCACCGCGACATGGAGATCGTCACCTATGTGCGTAAGGGCGCGATCACGCATCAGGACTCGATGGGCAACACCGGCCGGACCGAAGCCGGCGACGTACAGGTGATGAGCGCCGGTTCGGGTGTCCGCCACGCCGAATACAATCTCGAGTCCGAGCCGACCACGCTGTTCCAGATCTGGATCGAGCCGACACGCACCGGCGGCGCGCCGAGCTGGGGTGCGAAGCCCTTCCCGAAGAGCGATCGCACCGGACGCTTCGTGACGCTGGCGAGCGGCTTCGACGCGGACGTGACCGGTCCGGCCGCCGCGCTGCCGATCCGGGCGGAGGCGCGCGTACTGGCCGCCACGTTGGCGGCGGGCGAGACGCTGACCCACACCGTCGACGCCGGTCGCCACGCGTATCTCGTACCCGCCACCGGCGTGATCGAGATCGACGGCCAGCGTTTCGAAGCACGCGACGGCGCCGCCATTTCCGGGGGGCGCACCGTCACCATCACCGCGATCGATGAGGCCGAGCTGGTCCTTGTCGACGCCAACTGATCCTGAAAGGAGCCACGACCATGACCCCCGAAACCCCGACGAAGGTTCTCGTTCTCTACTACTCGTCGTACGGCCATATCGAGCAGATGGCCGATGCCGTCGCCGAGGGCGCGCGCAGCGGCGGCGCGGAGGTCGACATCCGCCGCGTCGCGGAGACCGCACCGGCCGAGATCGTGAAGGCCGCGCACTTCAAGACCGACACGGCGCATCCCGAGATCGAGGGGCCGGACGCGCTGGCCGATTATGACGCGATCATCGTCGGCGCGCCGAC
The genomic region above belongs to Sphingomonas phyllosphaerae 5.2 and contains:
- the rpsG gene encoding 30S ribosomal protein S7 — its product is MARRRRPEKREILPDPVYGDEVLSKFMNSVMLDGKKSVAEGIVYSAMETVETRAKREPIGVFHDALNNIKPGIEVRSRRVGGATYQVPVEVRPERAQALAIRWLITAARGRSENTMSARLSGELLDASNNRGNAVKKREDTHRMAEANRAFSHYRW
- a CDS encoding metal-dependent hydrolase family protein; protein product: MFRGWHGAAAVAAMALAAPAAADTSVVTAARMLDVATGTMVADPVIVVTDGRIVSVGSRGKAAGAAPAGATRVDLGDVTLLPGLIDMHVHLTSLAEIGGYQTLKYTDSFWGAVSVANAAKTLRAGFTTVRNVGSADFQDIGLREAIDGGWVIGPRIVAAGYAIGATGGHCDDNALPPSWDKQLPSVVNSPGEARAKVRWLHKYGAQVIKICATGGVFSLGDSVGGQQLSEEEMRAIADEAHMLHLKVAAHAHGDEGIKAAIRAGIDTIEHVSLASDEAMKLAIEHRTWFDMDIYNDDYILATGTKNGTEQESLDKEKAIGLKQRQTFQRAFRMGVPMTFGTDAGVYPHGDNGKQFAKMVEWGMTPLQAIRAATTSAAQALGRESDVGAIAPGHYGDMVAVAGDPLRDVTVLEHPVAVVKGGVKVD
- a CDS encoding DUF3140 domain-containing protein, encoding MADDHDRIAKDFAEAVNMAPAALEAFLESDDSKRVGWKGADGDGAGESVGHRSGRRIVEIKRTKKADLTDDDYAHMKKVVGYVHRHLAQGGPASDKEHSDWRYSLMNWGHDPLK
- the rpsL gene encoding 30S ribosomal protein S12 — its product is MPTINQLVRKGRDPQKAKSKVPAMEQNPQKRGVCTRVYTTTPKKPNSALRKVAKVRLTNSREVISYIPGEGHNLQEHSVVLIRGGRVRDLPGVRYHVLRGVLDTQGVKDRKQSRSKYGAKRPK
- a CDS encoding pirin family protein, with amino-acid sequence MTDTATLPRPTDAATGIERRPFDSLGHANHGWLDARHHFSFASYHDAARTSWGAIRVWNDDTIGPNSGFPPHPHRDMEIVTYVRKGAITHQDSMGNTGRTEAGDVQVMSAGSGVRHAEYNLESEPTTLFQIWIEPTRTGGAPSWGAKPFPKSDRTGRFVTLASGFDADVTGPAAALPIRAEARVLAATLAAGETLTHTVDAGRHAYLVPATGVIEIDGQRFEARDGAAISGGRTVTITAIDEAELVLVDAN
- a CDS encoding LysR family transcriptional regulator → MRLPDLEAWAIFAAVAEHRSFSGAADAIGLSKATVSKAVSRLEAHLGVSLFHRTSRRLALTEAGGPLAEHAARIVAEAQAAEEAARVGASAPSGRVRMAVPMSFGIKNVAPLIAEFLAEHPQIEIELHLSDARVDIVAEGFDVALRIADLPDSSLRARRLCSIAAHLVAAPSYLAAHGTPTHAAQLGEHRLLGYTNITGPWRFRGPGGAEVSVRAAGPLGANSGEALVPALIAGLGIARLPGFIVGDALAAGQVVEILHDWAPAPIGLHLLTPPSSLRPARVEALIAFLSARLRD